The following proteins are co-located in the Streptomyces sp. NBC_00435 genome:
- a CDS encoding GNAT family N-acetyltransferase — protein sequence MTTTFPDVTISTDRLVLRPFEEEDVTALTEMMNDEHVTAWTSVPHPYTRADAVTWATRVSHAERTEGRGIVLAVTEFLTQRLVGIVHLQHTDWRTRATEVGYVTAPWARGEGYASESVRAVARWLFTDQRFERLELRTAADNTASQQVAQKIGCISEGVLRNACIVRTQNPDGSWADTRSDLIVWGLVPEDLDEDDDYADGYGDEYADGYSVGYADDRSGGHEDYRIRPSDAKAAPSRPTGTDTMTR from the coding sequence ATGACAACCACCTTCCCGGACGTCACCATCAGCACGGACCGGCTGGTGCTGCGCCCCTTCGAGGAAGAAGACGTCACCGCGCTCACCGAGATGATGAACGACGAGCACGTCACCGCCTGGACCTCGGTCCCGCACCCCTACACCCGCGCCGACGCCGTCACCTGGGCCACCCGGGTCTCCCACGCCGAGCGCACCGAGGGCCGCGGCATCGTCCTCGCCGTCACCGAGTTCCTCACCCAGCGCCTGGTCGGCATCGTCCACCTCCAGCACACCGACTGGCGCACCCGGGCCACCGAAGTCGGCTACGTCACCGCCCCCTGGGCCCGCGGCGAGGGCTACGCCAGCGAGTCCGTGCGCGCCGTCGCCCGCTGGCTCTTCACCGACCAGCGCTTCGAACGCCTCGAACTGCGCACCGCAGCCGACAACACCGCCTCCCAGCAGGTGGCCCAGAAGATCGGTTGCATCAGTGAAGGCGTCCTGCGCAACGCCTGCATAGTGCGCACCCAGAACCCCGACGGCTCCTGGGCCGACACCCGCAGCGACCTCATCGTGTGGGGACTGGTCCCCGAGGACCTCGACGAGGACGACGACTACGCGGACGGGTACGGCGACGAGTACGCCGACGGGTACTCCGTCGGCTACGCGGACGACCGCTCCGGCGGACACGAGGACTACCGAATCCGTCCGTCCGACGCGAAGGCTGCGCCGTCCCGGCCGACCGGAACCGACACGATGACCAGGTAG
- a CDS encoding MetQ/NlpA family ABC transporter substrate-binding protein gives MRKNIKLTALAATAAALTLSLSACGSSSDPSSTKADGGKTDESKALVVAASPTPHADILKFVKDNLAAKEGLKLEVKEFTDYVLPNTATQQGQVDANYFQHVPYLDDFNKKNGTDIVPVVNVHLEPLGLYSKKDKALTDIKAGQTIAVPNDPTNEGRALQLLAANKLITLKEGVGTGAKLSDITDKKGLEFKELEAATVPRALNDVDAAVINGNYAIEAKLVPAKDALVLEKAEGNPYANILAVKNGNQDDPRIQKLAKLLNSDEVKKFIEDKYNGSVIPAFGKPVA, from the coding sequence GTGCGCAAGAACATCAAGCTCACCGCCCTCGCCGCCACGGCCGCCGCGCTCACCCTCTCCCTGAGCGCCTGCGGCAGCTCCTCGGACCCGTCCTCCACCAAGGCGGACGGCGGCAAGACCGACGAGAGCAAGGCCCTGGTCGTCGCGGCCTCCCCGACCCCGCACGCCGACATCCTGAAGTTCGTCAAGGACAACCTGGCGGCCAAGGAAGGCCTCAAGCTGGAGGTGAAGGAGTTCACGGACTACGTCCTGCCGAACACCGCCACCCAGCAGGGCCAGGTCGACGCCAACTACTTCCAGCACGTGCCGTACCTCGACGACTTCAACAAGAAGAACGGCACCGACATCGTGCCCGTCGTGAACGTGCACCTGGAGCCGCTGGGCCTCTACTCCAAGAAGGACAAGGCCCTCACCGACATCAAGGCCGGCCAGACCATCGCCGTCCCCAACGACCCCACCAACGAGGGCCGCGCGCTCCAGCTGCTCGCCGCGAACAAGCTGATCACCCTCAAGGAGGGCGTCGGCACGGGCGCCAAGCTGTCCGACATCACCGACAAGAAGGGCCTGGAGTTCAAGGAGCTGGAGGCCGCCACGGTCCCGCGCGCCCTGAACGACGTGGACGCCGCCGTCATCAACGGCAACTACGCCATCGAGGCCAAGCTCGTCCCGGCCAAGGACGCGCTCGTCCTGGAGAAGGCCGAGGGCAACCCCTACGCCAACATCCTCGCGGTCAAGAACGGCAACCAGGACGACCCGCGGATCCAGAAGCTCGCCAAGCTCCTGAACTCCGACGAGGTCAAGAAGTTCATCGAGGACAAGTACAACGGCTCGGTCATCCCGGCCTTCGGCAAGCCCGTCGCCTGA
- a CDS encoding methionine ABC transporter permease → MTWSEMQPLLTQGTFDTLYMVLWSALVTILGGLPIGILLVLTDKGGLLQNRAVNKILGVIVNMGRSLPFIILLIFLIPVTTAIVGTFIGPTAMIVPLAIGAIPFFARLVETAVREVDHGLIEAVESMGGGIPTLVGKVLLPQALPSLIAAVTTTVITLIGYSAMAGAVGGEGLGSKAITYGFQRFETGFMVATVVVLIVLVTVIQLLGDGVVRLLARRGRTA, encoded by the coding sequence GTGACCTGGTCCGAAATGCAGCCGCTGCTCACGCAGGGCACTTTCGACACCCTCTACATGGTGTTGTGGTCCGCGCTGGTGACCATCCTGGGCGGCCTGCCCATCGGCATCCTGCTGGTCCTGACCGACAAGGGCGGCCTGCTCCAGAACCGTGCGGTCAACAAGATCCTCGGCGTGATCGTGAACATGGGCCGCTCGCTGCCGTTCATCATCCTGCTGATCTTCCTGATACCGGTCACCACGGCGATCGTCGGAACCTTCATCGGCCCCACCGCCATGATCGTCCCGCTCGCCATCGGCGCCATCCCCTTCTTCGCCCGGCTCGTCGAGACCGCCGTCCGCGAGGTGGACCACGGTCTGATCGAGGCCGTCGAGTCCATGGGCGGCGGCATCCCGACCCTGGTCGGCAAGGTGCTCCTCCCGCAGGCGCTGCCCTCCCTGATCGCGGCCGTCACCACCACCGTGATCACCCTGATCGGCTACTCCGCCATGGCCGGCGCGGTCGGCGGCGAAGGCCTCGGCTCCAAGGCCATCACCTACGGCTTCCAGCGCTTCGAGACCGGCTTCATGGTCGCGACCGTCGTCGTGCTGATCGTGCTCGTCACGGTGATCCAGCTCCTCGGCGACGGCGTGGTACGCCTCCTCGCGCGGCGGGGTCGGACAGCCTGA
- a CDS encoding methionine ABC transporter ATP-binding protein: MITTSGLTKVYQSRGREVTALDGVDLHVRQGEVYGVIGQSGAGKSSLIRCVNLLERPTTGTVSVDGVDLTALAGRGRRAGKELREARSRIGMVFQHFNLLSSRTVQGNIELPLEILGVSGRERSRKAAELLDLVGLADKAKSYPGQLSGGQKQRVGIARALAGDPKVLLSDEATSALDPETTRQILQLLRDLNRQLGLTVLLITHEMDVVKSVCDSAALMKRGRIIESGTVSELLATPGSELARELFPLTGSATTAEHTVIDVTFHGDTATQPVISQLARTYNIDISILGAAMDTVAGRQIGRMRIELPGRYEDNVVPVGFLREQGLQVDVVEADAEADVQADAADATADVDGELAELVKDGAK; this comes from the coding sequence GTGATCACCACATCGGGCCTCACGAAGGTCTACCAGTCCCGTGGCCGCGAGGTCACCGCCCTGGACGGCGTCGACCTGCACGTCCGCCAGGGCGAGGTCTACGGAGTCATCGGCCAGAGCGGCGCCGGAAAATCCTCCCTGATCCGCTGCGTGAACCTGCTGGAGCGCCCCACCACCGGCACCGTGAGCGTCGACGGCGTCGACCTCACCGCGCTCGCCGGCCGCGGCCGGCGAGCCGGCAAGGAGCTCCGCGAGGCCCGCAGCCGCATCGGCATGGTCTTCCAGCACTTCAACCTGCTGTCCTCGCGCACCGTGCAGGGCAACATCGAGCTGCCCCTGGAGATCCTCGGGGTCTCCGGCCGCGAGCGCTCCCGCAAGGCCGCCGAACTCCTCGACCTCGTCGGCCTCGCCGACAAGGCCAAGTCCTACCCCGGCCAGCTCTCCGGCGGCCAGAAGCAGCGCGTCGGCATCGCCCGGGCCCTGGCCGGCGACCCCAAGGTGCTGCTCTCCGACGAGGCCACCAGCGCCCTGGACCCCGAGACCACCCGGCAGATCCTCCAACTGCTGCGCGACCTCAACCGCCAGCTGGGCCTGACCGTCCTGCTCATCACCCACGAGATGGACGTGGTCAAGTCCGTCTGCGACTCGGCCGCCCTGATGAAGCGGGGCCGGATCATCGAGTCCGGAACCGTCAGCGAGCTGCTGGCCACCCCCGGCTCCGAGCTCGCCCGCGAACTGTTCCCGCTGACGGGCTCGGCGACCACCGCGGAGCACACGGTCATCGACGTCACCTTCCACGGCGACACCGCGACCCAGCCGGTCATCTCCCAGCTGGCCCGTACCTACAACATCGACATCTCGATCCTCGGCGCCGCGATGGACACCGTCGCCGGCCGCCAGATCGGCCGCATGCGCATCGAGCTGCCCGGCCGCTACGAGGACAACGTCGTGCCCGTCGGATTCCTGCGCGAGCAGGGCCTGCAGGTGGACGTGGTGGAGGCCGACGCCGAAGCCGACGTACAGGCGGACGCGGCGGACGCGACCGCGGACGTGGACGGCGAACTGGCCGAGCTGGTCAAGGACGGTGCGAAGTGA
- a CDS encoding HAD-IA family hydrolase, translating into MKLQGTHGPHFDALLFDNDGTLVSSMESVHRCWTRWAREYGIADEALTAVALHGRPAAEIVADLLPAGVRDEALARIEALETEDVVGGVVLLPGTKELLCALPAGSWAVVTSATRPLAEARLREAGIDIPEMVTAGDITRGKPDPEPFLLAAARLGVDPARCVVFEDAPAGLAAGRAAGMTTVALTTTHPAAELDADVVVRDLSAVSVLAGAGGMTIETDDRT; encoded by the coding sequence ATGAAGCTGCAAGGAACGCACGGCCCGCACTTCGACGCGCTGCTCTTCGACAACGACGGCACGCTCGTCTCCTCGATGGAGTCGGTGCACCGCTGCTGGACCCGCTGGGCCCGGGAGTACGGCATCGCCGACGAGGCCCTCACCGCGGTCGCGCTGCACGGCCGCCCCGCCGCGGAGATCGTCGCCGATCTCCTGCCCGCCGGGGTGCGGGACGAGGCCCTCGCCCGGATCGAGGCACTGGAGACCGAGGACGTGGTGGGCGGCGTGGTCCTGCTGCCCGGCACGAAGGAACTGCTCTGCGCCCTCCCCGCCGGCAGCTGGGCCGTGGTCACCTCCGCGACCCGCCCGCTGGCCGAGGCCCGGCTGCGGGAGGCCGGCATCGACATCCCCGAGATGGTGACCGCCGGCGACATCACCCGGGGCAAGCCCGATCCGGAGCCCTTCCTGCTGGCGGCCGCCCGGCTGGGCGTGGACCCGGCCCGCTGCGTGGTCTTCGAGGACGCCCCGGCGGGCCTGGCCGCGGGCCGCGCCGCCGGGATGACGACCGTGGCCTTGACCACAACGCACCCGGCCGCGGAGCTCGACGCGGACGTGGTCGTGAGGGACCTCTCGGCCGTGTCCGTGCTGGCCGGAGCCGGTGGGATGACCATCGAGACGGACGATCGGACCTGA
- a CDS encoding GNAT family N-acetyltransferase: MGMSVTISAAAAEDAEQIMKLQYLAFQSEAELYGNYRIQPLTQSLDSLKAELASDTVLVARLGEEIVGAVRGNVDEEGTGKIAKLCVHPRLQGHGLGARLLNAVEAALAGHDGTTRFRLFTGHKSESNLRLYRKAGYTQVGGRTASDGVRLVMLEKEAKEATDFAVSA, translated from the coding sequence ATGGGCATGAGCGTGACCATTTCGGCGGCAGCTGCCGAGGATGCCGAGCAGATCATGAAACTGCAGTACCTGGCGTTCCAGAGCGAGGCCGAGCTGTACGGCAACTACCGCATCCAGCCGCTCACCCAGTCCCTCGACTCGCTCAAGGCGGAGCTGGCCTCGGACACCGTCCTGGTGGCCCGGCTCGGCGAGGAGATCGTCGGGGCCGTGCGCGGCAACGTGGACGAGGAGGGCACCGGCAAGATCGCCAAGCTCTGCGTCCACCCCCGTCTCCAGGGACACGGACTCGGTGCCCGGCTGCTGAACGCGGTCGAGGCGGCCCTCGCCGGCCACGACGGGACCACCCGTTTCCGGCTGTTCACCGGCCACAAGAGCGAGTCGAACCTGCGGCTCTACCGCAAGGCCGGCTACACCCAGGTCGGCGGGCGCACCGCGTCCGACGGCGTCCGTCTGGTGATGCTGGAGAAGGAGGCCAAGGAGGCCACCGACTTCGCGGTCAGCGCTTAG
- a CDS encoding sigma-70 family RNA polymerase sigma factor has product MDLLKADLFDTLGPLLSAEAAAETAGTGVDAADLEQAVWVRLLEHRRTPAEPVAWLRRAVRAEARLARRRAKREVPYDHRHRSAGDEQGGTGARTSAGGEPEDALLHGEDNRALRSAVARLPGRCPELMKAFLSPRDLTYREIAGELGISQGSLGPVRSRCLGCLRRMLAAKVEAPDLRGMER; this is encoded by the coding sequence ATGGACCTGCTGAAGGCTGACCTCTTTGACACGCTCGGCCCGCTGCTCTCGGCCGAAGCGGCCGCGGAGACCGCGGGCACCGGCGTGGACGCCGCCGACCTGGAACAAGCCGTCTGGGTCAGGCTGCTGGAGCACCGGCGCACCCCCGCGGAGCCCGTCGCCTGGCTGCGCCGGGCGGTGCGTGCGGAGGCCCGCCTGGCGCGGCGCCGGGCCAAGCGCGAAGTCCCGTACGACCACCGTCATCGCTCCGCGGGGGACGAGCAGGGCGGCACGGGCGCCCGTACCAGTGCGGGCGGGGAACCGGAAGACGCCCTCCTGCACGGCGAGGACAACCGGGCCCTCCGATCGGCGGTCGCCCGATTGCCGGGACGGTGTCCGGAGCTCATGAAGGCATTTCTGTCGCCCAGGGACCTCACTTACCGTGAAATCGCAGGAGAGTTGGGTATCTCACAAGGAAGTTTGGGGCCCGTCCGTTCCCGATGCCTGGGATGTCTGCGCAGAATGCTGGCGGCAAAGGTTGAGGCTCCCGACCTGCGGGGAATGGAGCGGTAG